In a single window of the Candidatus Celerinatantimonas neptuna genome:
- the proP_3 gene encoding Proline/betaine transporter — protein MKNEILKLRKIIRITTASNVFEWYEYVIFAYLYTSIGQHFFSSSDPIYAAIETFGVFALSYIARPFGSLFFGWLSDYSSTSKAARISMLIMAFPPIALILIPSYSAIGILAPALLVFVRLIQGFAAGGELPVTATFAYNHTEKRFRRLACALVNCSSLIGVLLSSLTITVMNATLTQTQIIDGAWKYPFYFSIPLMLFLFWLRKDLVLMDKVHSDSKKMPKAGYLSEIFQHKSSFVVGFFVIASLQISFYLMFIWLPTYLHLFLHVPKLTASAFNTLSLLVMVVTVILTGLALIKFDGKRVLFYFLYIEIIAVIGSFYWMIHDQSYLTLATVSILFSVLIGVIDAIALSFIGGLFKSQVRGIGMNLTFTLPAVFFGGFSPLIATWFIHRTGILMTPGIMIGVVLLVSLLLIVKFERVSDNRQAYQHQS, from the coding sequence ATGAAAAACGAAATATTAAAATTACGTAAAATTATACGGATAACGACAGCTTCAAATGTATTTGAATGGTACGAATATGTCATCTTCGCTTACCTTTATACATCGATAGGCCAGCATTTTTTTTCATCATCTGATCCTATTTATGCTGCAATAGAAACATTTGGTGTATTTGCATTAAGTTATATTGCCAGGCCATTTGGTAGCTTATTTTTTGGCTGGCTTTCTGACTACTCTTCAACGTCAAAAGCTGCCCGAATTTCTATGCTAATCATGGCATTTCCTCCGATTGCGCTTATTCTTATTCCGAGTTATTCAGCAATTGGTATTCTAGCCCCTGCTTTATTGGTTTTTGTTCGGTTGATTCAGGGGTTTGCAGCAGGCGGTGAGTTACCTGTGACAGCAACGTTTGCATACAATCACACCGAAAAACGATTCAGGCGATTAGCGTGTGCGTTGGTCAATTGTAGTTCTCTGATTGGTGTATTGTTATCATCATTAACGATTACAGTTATGAATGCGACTTTAACTCAAACGCAGATTATAGATGGTGCTTGGAAGTATCCTTTTTATTTTTCTATCCCTTTGATGTTATTCCTCTTTTGGTTGAGAAAAGATTTAGTCTTGATGGATAAGGTTCACTCTGATTCGAAAAAAATGCCTAAAGCAGGATATCTGTCTGAAATATTTCAGCATAAGTCTTCATTTGTTGTTGGCTTTTTTGTCATCGCGTCATTGCAGATCTCGTTTTATCTTATGTTTATCTGGTTACCTACCTACCTTCACCTGTTTCTTCATGTGCCCAAGTTAACGGCTTCTGCATTTAATACACTTAGTTTATTGGTGATGGTCGTGACCGTTATTTTAACCGGGCTGGCACTCATTAAGTTTGATGGAAAGCGAGTTTTATTTTACTTTCTTTATATTGAAATTATTGCGGTTATTGGCTCTTTTTATTGGATGATTCATGATCAAAGTTATCTGACGCTGGCAACGGTAAGTATTCTGTTCTCTGTTTTAATTGGCGTGATTGACGCGATTGCCTTGAGTTTTATTGGGGGATTATTTAAATCTCAGGTAAGAGGAATTGGAATGAATCTGACATTTACACTACCAGCCGTATTTTTTGGTGGATTTTCACCATTGATTGCCACCTGGTTTATTCATCGTACTGGGATTTTAATGACCCCGGGTATTATGATAGGGGTTGTGTTGCTGGTGAGTTTATTACTTATTGTCAAATTTGAGCGTGTATCAGACAACCGCCAAGCGTACCAGCATCAAAGCTAA
- the dmlR_5 gene encoding HTH-type transcriptional regulator DmlR, whose translation MDNFSTIPFFIAVVETGSFSAAARKLSMTKSAVSKRISQLEADLGVRLIHRTTRKLSLTEAGQKYYEYVQAAAMLALEGKDAITQMQSQAMGMLRITVPMVFGQQHLSELIPNFLQEYPQIELQMSMDDRVVDLVGQGIDLGVRIGQLHDSSLIAVKLSPCHSVVCASPEYIRLHGQPKIPEDLVKHNCMVYSYFQGGATWLFNHANGPVRVLPRGNYRVNSSAALYDALLAGVGISQMPTFIVGPALSQGRLVSLLRDYPLPVHHIYAVYPQRRFLPGKVRLMLDYLREHLGEGSDYQARFESL comes from the coding sequence ATGGATAATTTTTCTACAATCCCTTTCTTTATTGCCGTCGTTGAGACAGGCAGTTTTTCGGCAGCCGCGAGAAAGCTGTCGATGACTAAATCAGCCGTTAGTAAGCGGATTAGCCAGCTTGAAGCTGATTTAGGTGTCCGGCTTATTCACCGTACGACCCGAAAACTGAGTCTGACGGAGGCGGGACAGAAATACTATGAGTATGTTCAGGCCGCAGCTATGCTGGCTCTGGAGGGAAAAGATGCGATTACCCAGATGCAGAGTCAGGCCATGGGGATGCTTCGAATCACTGTGCCGATGGTGTTCGGTCAGCAGCATCTTTCAGAGCTGATCCCGAATTTTTTGCAGGAATATCCGCAAATTGAGCTTCAGATGTCGATGGATGACCGGGTGGTTGATTTAGTGGGGCAGGGGATCGATTTGGGTGTTCGTATCGGGCAGCTTCATGACTCATCACTGATTGCTGTGAAATTATCTCCCTGCCACAGTGTAGTGTGTGCTTCCCCGGAGTATATACGTCTGCATGGTCAACCAAAGATCCCTGAAGACTTAGTCAAGCACAATTGCATGGTATATTCCTATTTTCAGGGGGGCGCAACCTGGCTATTTAACCATGCAAACGGGCCTGTGCGTGTGTTACCCCGGGGTAACTATCGGGTGAACAGCAGTGCTGCTTTATATGATGCATTATTGGCCGGGGTGGGGATTAGTCAGATGCCGACATTTATTGTTGGCCCTGCTTTATCGCAAGGGCGACTTGTGTCATTGCTTCGTGATTATCCGCTTCCAGTGCACCACATTTATGCTGTTTATCCTCAGCGGCGATTTCTACCGGGTAAAGTTCGTCTGATGTTAGATTATTTACGAGAGCATTTGGGGGAAGGTTCAGACTATCAGGCCCGGTTTGAATCGCTTTGA
- the ftsH_1 gene encoding ATP-dependent zinc metalloprotease FtsH yields the protein MNAQQPSQPFSLNAQQTLTTMHANILTLQREIDWFSQILDRRIKLYFEQDSALDEVDKLSAPDLSSDRSPYATFILEQQFTSIERLILILALLPHLRPQLLDIFFTQNESFNRGYSEFGGIQGKNHSGFIPTGETAAFLWAGDNLTKRIEFLAQLPFDHRLFQQNIIILGTQEPDEPFLSCSLSISSDYLHRLTTLKEQTPGYSRFFPAKRIETPLEWDDLILSPSTLNEIQKIRTWLTDSQTIIQRWQLQRHLKAGYRCLFYGPPGTGKTLTATLLGKSCQLPVYRVDLSAIVSKYIGETEKNLANLFDQAQNRRWILFFDEADALFGTRSQGSSANDRHANQQVAYLLQRVEDFPGMVILATNLKDNIDDAFARRFQSMIYFPTPDIDQRLTLWQSLIGDHLPHDEQDQLRQIAESFPMAAGAMINVIRDAAIHAFLQQSPCITCDMLRQGIQKERRKEGKTL from the coding sequence ATGAACGCCCAGCAACCCAGTCAGCCTTTTTCATTGAATGCGCAACAGACACTAACGACCATGCACGCCAATATACTGACCCTGCAGCGTGAAATAGACTGGTTTAGTCAAATATTAGATCGACGCATCAAACTCTATTTTGAACAAGATTCAGCTTTAGATGAAGTTGATAAGCTTTCTGCCCCCGATCTCAGCTCGGATCGCTCACCTTATGCAACCTTTATTTTGGAACAACAATTCACTTCAATCGAACGGTTGATATTGATTCTGGCCCTGCTTCCCCATCTTCGCCCCCAGTTACTGGATATCTTCTTTACCCAAAATGAAAGCTTCAATCGTGGGTACAGTGAATTCGGTGGAATACAGGGCAAAAATCACAGTGGATTTATCCCCACAGGAGAAACTGCCGCGTTCCTTTGGGCTGGGGATAATCTGACTAAACGCATTGAATTTTTAGCGCAGCTGCCATTTGATCACCGTTTGTTTCAACAAAACATCATTATCCTTGGCACACAAGAACCGGACGAACCGTTTTTAAGCTGTAGCCTCAGTATCAGTAGCGACTACCTGCACAGGTTAACTACCCTGAAAGAACAGACTCCGGGTTACAGTCGGTTCTTTCCGGCGAAGCGAATTGAAACGCCCCTGGAATGGGATGATCTGATTCTCTCACCATCAACCCTGAATGAAATCCAGAAAATCCGAACCTGGCTGACCGACAGTCAAACGATTATTCAGCGCTGGCAACTGCAACGCCACCTTAAAGCCGGTTATCGGTGTCTGTTCTATGGCCCTCCAGGAACAGGAAAAACACTGACCGCCACCTTATTAGGCAAATCCTGTCAGCTGCCAGTATACCGTGTCGATCTTTCAGCCATTGTTTCAAAATACATTGGTGAAACAGAAAAAAACCTCGCTAACCTGTTCGATCAGGCGCAAAACCGCCGGTGGATCTTATTTTTCGATGAAGCGGACGCCTTATTTGGTACCCGCTCCCAGGGCAGCAGTGCCAATGACCGACATGCCAATCAACAGGTCGCCTATCTGTTACAACGCGTGGAAGACTTTCCCGGCATGGTTATTCTGGCCACCAACCTCAAAGATAATATCGATGATGCATTTGCCCGCCGGTTTCAGTCGATGATTTACTTCCCGACACCCGATATCGACCAGCGGCTGACACTCTGGCAATCACTCATTGGCGATCATCTCCCACATGATGAACAAGACCAGCTCAGGCAAATTGCTGAATCATTTCCCATGGCCGCGGGGGCTATGATCAATGTCATTCGCGATGCTGCCATCCATGCCTTCTTGCAACAAAGCCCCTGTATTACCTGCGACATGCTGCGCCAGGGGATCCAAAAAGAGCGGCGTAAAGAGGGAAAAACATTATGA